The DNA window ATGCTCATGTAATGCTGTTTCAATATCAGTATAGATAACACCTTGTTTAACAAGATCTTCTTGAATACTGTGGTAAACAACTTCAGAGTCATATTGCGCACCAACACCAGCAAGAGATGTTTTTTCCGCTTCTGGAATACCTAAGCGGTCAAACGTGCTTTTAATTTCTTCTGGAACTTCGTCCCAGTTTTCTTTCATATCTACTTTAGGCTTAACATAAGTATGGATGTTAGCCATATCTAAGCCAGAAATATCAGGAATCCAGTTTGGAATACCCATACGATTGTAGATTTCTAAAGATTTCAAACGGAAGTCAAGCATCCATTCAGGTTCATTTTTATTAGACCAAATTTCACGGATAATATCTTCTGTTAAACCGGCATCAGAAATATAAGAATATTCAAAGTCATTCTTAATATCATAGACACCACGGTCCATATCCGCGACTTGGGTTTTCTTTCTTTCTTCCATTGTGCCTCCTATGCTAATGCTTTGTATGCGTCGTAACCTTTTTCTTCGATTTCACGTACAAGAGAAGCATCACCAGTTTTAACGATCTTACCGTTGATCAATACATGAACATAGTCAGGTTTTAATTTTTGCAAGATTTGGTTGTGGTGAGTGATGATCAATACCGCATTGTCTTCGTTGTGGAAACGTTGTACGCCTTCGGATACGATACGAACCGCGTCTACGTCAAGACCGGAGTCAGTTTCATCAAGAATAGCCAATTTAGGATTCAAAATGGACATTTGAAGAATTTCATTTTTCTTGCGTTCACCACCGGAGAAACCTTCATTTACATAACGTTGTGCATAGGACAAATCAAAGGATAATTCATCCATTTTTTCTTTCAATTCTTTTTTGAAGGATAAGGCACGTACATTTTCACCAGTAATTGTAGATTTCGCTGTACGAATGAAGTTTTCTACAGTGATACCAGGAATAGAAATTGGGTTTTGGAAGGACATGAAAATACCAGCTTTTGCACGATCGTTTACTGCATCTTCTGTAATATCTTTACCATCAAAAATAATGGAGCCGCTGTCTACAGTATATGTAGAGTTACCCATGATAGCATTAGCAAGTGTAGACTTACCTGCACCATTTGTGCCCATTACAACGTGAATTTCACCTTTATTAATTGTTAAGTTGATACCTTTCAAGATTTGTTTATCTTCAACGGATACCTTTAAATCTTTTATCTGAAGTAATTCAGCCAAAATATTCACTCCTTTTTATTATGTATCCTCAATATCGAGGCATACAATCGTTATATGTAAAACGTATATACTGACACATATAAAAAGGCGGTACGCACTAACGTGAATACCGCCGTAATTCTCGCCAACTTAGCAAGTATGTGCATAACAATCTACAATTATTATACATTCTTATCTAAATGATAGCAAGATATTCCTACTAAAATATACAGGAATTAAAAGAATATCATATATTACATATATTGATAGGCTTTTAATAATATTCATTCTCATCCTATTCGATTCTCAATATTAAATTATAGGTTGGAGAAATCGAGGGTGCCAAACAAATCATCATATGTTTCAGCACGACGAATTTGTGTAACAGAGCCATCTTTATGTAATAACAACTCAGCAGAACGCAATTTACCATTATAGTTAAAGCCCATAGAATGACCATGTGCACCAGCATCATGAATGATGATACGATCACCAATATCAATTTTTGGCAATTCACGTTGGATAGCGAACTTATCGTTATTTTCACATAAGGAGCCTGTTACATCATATACATGGTCCTTAGGCGCATTTTCTTTACCCATTACAGTAATATGGTGATAAGAACCATATAATGCTGGACGCATAAGATTTGCCATGCAAGAATCAAGACCAATGTAATGACGATAAATATCTTTTTTGTGAATCGCTGTAGAAACTAGGTAACCAAATGGACCTGTAACCATACGACCACATTCATAAGCTAATGCTACATCACCAAGACCATTAGCTACGAGAATTCTATTGTAAGCCTCTTCTACACCCTTGCTAAGCGCTTTGAAATCTACAGGTGTTTGTTCTGGTTTATAAGCAACACCTACGCCACCACCAAGATCGATAAACTCAACATTGATGCCAAGCTCATTTTTAATATCTACTGCAAGATTAAAGCAAAGCTCTGCAGTGCCAACTAAGCCATCGATATCAAGCTCATTAGATACGACCATTGTATGGATACCAAAGTGTTTTACACCTTTTGCTTGTAGTTGTTTATATGCTTCAAAAATTTGTTCACGAGTCATACCGTATTTAGCTTCTTCAGGAAGGCCAATAATTGTATTGCCCCCTTCTTTTAAGGAGCCTGGGTTATAACGAACGCAGAACGTATCAGGCAAAGAACCATGATTTTTTTCTAAATATTCAATATGAGTAATATCATCTAGGTTGATAATAGCACCCATTTCTAGTGCTTTTTTATATTCCACATATGGTGTGTCATTAGATGTGAACATAATATCATGACCTGTAATGCCCACTTTTTCGCATAGCATCAACTCTGCCAAGGAAGAGCAGTCTGCACCTACCCCAAGTTTTTGTAACACACGCATAATATATGGATTTGGAGTCGCTTTTACAGCAAAATATTGTTTAAACCCTTTATTCCAAGAAAATGCATCGATGAAAGATTTCATATTTTCAATGATACCTTCTTCATCGTAAATATGAAATGGTGTTGGATATTGGGCAATAATATTTTCTAATTGTTCAGCTGTAAACGGAACTGTTTTTGTATTCATAATAACCTCGCTACACAAATAAAAGACTCATCAATCGACGAGTCTATTATCCTAATTATTATTTAAATAAAGCTTTATCTAGGCTATAGCGACCTGCACCAGCAAAGAACAACATAAGAGCACCAAATCCCATTTGAGATGGATAGTCCCAACTAAAGAAACTACCACTAAGATTTAATATCGTTGCTATTACTAATGTACCTATGAGTAACAAAGATCCAATCCGTGTAAATAGACCAATTGCTATAAGTACGCCGCCTATCATTTCAGCATATGCTGCCATAGTACCTAATATTTCATAACCACCAGGTACACCTAATGGTGCCAACATAGCTCCAACTTTATAAAGGCCTTCAGCACCGCTCAAATACTTTAAATATCCATGATAAAATATGGAAATACCAAGTGCCAAACGATAAACTAAGAGGCCAAAATTAACATAATTAGGTTTACTTTTAAAAATAAAGCTCAACATAGTAATCCTTCTTTCAGGTTAAACAACATCGAAATAATTCGATAACCATATTATAAAGGTCAGTAACTACCGTGTCAAACTAGACTCAATATTAAATTCTATAGAATTATAACATATATTGTATACAAAATCAATTTTATCGATTTGATAATCCTCATATAGCTGATTTAGATAAATACAAAAATAATCCTAATGAAAAAGTGAACATATAGTTCCTAATTCATTAGGATTATTCTAAATCTTATAGATTATGCGCTAAGCAGTTGATTACATCATACCGCCCATGCCACCCATTGGAGGCATTGCAGGTACTGCAGCATTTTCTTCTACTTTATCAGCTACGATTGTTTCAGTAGTCAATACAAGAGATGCAATGGATGCAGCATTTTGAAGAGCAGAACGTGTAACTTTTGCAGGATCCACGATACCAGCTTTTACCATGTCGATGTATTCTTCAGTCAAAGCATTGAAACCAACGCCAGCTTCAGTATTTTTAACTTTTTCAACTACAACGGAACCTTCAAGACCAGCATTGTAAGCGATTTGACGAAGAGGTTCTTCTACTGCACGTTTAACAAGGTTAATACCAGTTTGAACATCACCAGTAGCTTCCAATGTGTTCAAAGCAGGGATGATGTCGATGAATGTAGTACCACCACCAGCTACGATACCTTCTTCAACAGCAGCGCGAGTTGCGTTCAATGCGTCTTCGATACGAAGTTTTTTATCTTTCATTTCAACTTCTGTAGCAGCACCTACTTCGATAACTGCAACACCACCGGACAATTTAGCAAGACGTTCTTGTAATTTTTCACGGTCGAATTCAGAAGTTGTTTCTTCCACTTGTGCACGGATTTGGCTAACGCGTTTAGCAATTACATCTTTATCGCCTACACCATCGATGATTGTAGTTTCATCTTTAGTAATGCGAACTTGACGAGCCGTACCAAGGTCAGTAAGTTCTACGGAATCAAGTTTACGACCCATATCTTCAGTAATTACAGTACCACCAGTCAAGATAGCGATATCTTCAAGCATAGCTTTACGACGGTCACCGAAGCCAGGAGCTTTAACTGCTACAGCTTTGAATGTACCACGTAAGCGGTTTACTACCAATGTAGCCAATGCTTCACCTTCTACATCTTCAGCAATGATAAGAAGTTCTTTACCTACTTTTACCACTTTTTCAAGTGTTGGTAACATATCAGCGATAGCACTGATTTTACGGTCAGTGATCAAGATGTATGGATTATCCATAACTGCTTCCATACGATCAGGATCAGTTACCATGTAAGGGGAAATGTAACCGCGGTCAAATTGCATACCTTCTACTACGTTTAATGCAGTTTGCAAGCCTTTGGATTCTTCAACAGTGATAACGCCGTCGTTACCAACTTTTTCCATAGCTTCAGCAATCAAGCCACCAATTTCTTCATCAGCTGCAGATACGCTAGCAACTTGTGCGATTTCAGCTTTACCAGAAACTTTAATGGAGCGTTTTTTAATTTCTTCTACCAAAGTTTTTACTGCTGTTTCAATACCTTTTTTCAAGATCATTGGGTTAGCACCAGCTGCTACGTTGCGCATACCTTCTTGAATCATAGCTTGTGCCAATACAGTTGCAGTAGTAGTACCGTCACCTGCTACGTCATTAGTTTTAGTAGCAACTTCTTTAACTAATTGAGCACCCATGTTTTCAAATGGATCTGGAAGTTCGATATCACGAGCAATTGTTACACCATCGTTTGTGATTGTTGGAGAACCGAATTTTTTATCCAATACAACATTACGGCCTTTTGGTCCTAATGTAACTTTTACAGCATTTGCCAATTGATCAACGCCACGACCTAAAGCGCGACGAGCTTCTTCATTAAACAAGATTTCTTTTGCCATATGTATTACCTCCTAGATAGTAACACTATCCAATGTATAGAAATATATGCCCTAAGGCAATATAAAATGTATCATTAATATGTATAGCCGTGAAAGCTATTAATCAGCTATTATAATACTGCCAAAATATCGCGTTCGCTAATGATCAAGTGAGTAGCGCCATCGATTTCTAATTCGCTACCAGCATATTTTGCGAACATAACAGTATCGCCAACTTTAACTTCTGGAGCTACACGTTGACCATTGTCATAAACTTTACCAGCACCTACAGCTACTACTACACCTTCTTGAGGTTTTTCTTTTGCTGTATCAGGAAGGAAAATACCACTTTTAGTTTTTTCTTCTTTTGCTTCTAAACGGATAAGAACGCGGTCAGCTAATGGTTTTAACATATGATGTCACTCCTTATTTACTAGTTATTATTTACAATTTATTAGCACTCTAAGTTACCGAGTGCTAATCACATGTATTATTATAACCGATGTCAAAATAAATGCAAGCAGAAATTTTGATTTTTTGACTTTTTAGTTTTTATTTGATATTAGACACAAAAAAACTAGTATAAGTTTTATCCTTATACTAGTCTTTTCATCTATTTAGAAACTTGATTTATTAATGCTTTACAGATATTAACAATACTATCTCGTTTCTTCATACTTAGGGCACGAATGCGATTATACGCTTCCTCTTCAGATATAGAGTATAAATCCATCAATATACCGGTCCCCTTTTGAATGATTTTACGATCTTCTAATGACTGTTCTAATTCAGCCATTTTTTCGCGAAGCTGCGCATCACTATGATAACGGCCTAAGGCCATTTCTAAGGTGGGAACCAATTGCTCTTCACGTACAGGTTTTATTAAATAGCCATAAACGCCAGATTCTCTAGCCTTATTAATTAAATCCTGTTGACTATAACTTGTTAATAGTACGACTGGTGCTTCATGGTGAAAGCCAATTTGACGTGCTGCTTCGATGCCATCTAATTCCGGCATTTTTACATCCATAAGAACAATATCAGGCTTATATTCTTTACAAAGTTTAATGGCTTCTACCCCATTAGTGCCTTCTGCTACAACTTCATGACCACAGGATTCAATAATATCGCGTAGATCCATACGTATAAGGGATTCATCATCCACTATTAAAACGCGCATTTACTTCTCCTTCTTCATATGTATTGTTACGAGTACACCAACATCTGTATTTTCTACAGATAATTTACCTTTTAACTCATGGGTAACCAAATTATTAATGATAGTTAGTCCTAAGCGCTTATTGGAGTTAATAGAAAACTCTGGAGGTAACCCTTTCCCCGTATCAGAAAAAGCTAATACAATATATTCATCTAACTCTGTAACAGCTAAACGAATCTCTCCATTTTTACCATCTAAGCCATGTTCAAGGCTATTGGTAATTAGCTCATTAATTATGAGGGATACATAACTTGCCATATGAGAGGAAATCAACATATCCTCTCCACTATAAGTAAAGGTAACATCTTGGTCTTGTTGAACCATACTCATACGCAATAAGCGACATAGCTCGTCATAAATTGATCGGATACCTATATAATCCTCGTCATAATGGGATACAATATCGTGAACTAATGCCATACTTTCAATACGATTTATTCCCTCTTGCAAGGCTTGTTTAACCTCAGGTAAGCTAGAACGTCTAGCCTCCATACGCAACAATCCAGCTACCGTTTGTAAATTGTTTTTTACACGATGGTGAACCTCTTTAATAATCGAGTTCTTTACCAGCAATTCTTGTTGCTGCTTACTTTCACGGGTACAATCGTGAAGCACGAGGAAACAACGTGTTTCATTACGGCCCATAGCAATAGGAATCATATGTTGACGAATGACCATATCTTGATAGATTTCTTCACTAGTGTATATCGTTCTATCATCTAACACTTGTTGGATGGCTGAAACTTTTAAGGTACTGCTATAAATCGACGAGCCCACAAGTCGTCGGTCAAATCCTAGCAAATCTACTAATTGTACAGCCGCCTCATTACCATACAGAATTCTATGAGAATCATCAAAAATAATTAAACCGTCAAAATATGAGATTGGTTCATACGATTGTATTTGCTCATCCGTAGCAGTCAGCATGAGCCGTTGCATCGTATCTGACAAGGTATATTCTTGCTCATATTGCTCTATCTTAATAGACGGAGACACGGTAAAAGCTATGCCCCCAATAATACGACCACCATTATCTACAACAGGAAAAACATGTTGTCGTTGATCATGTTCTACCCCAATAAGCGGTTGTCCATTTTCCATCATAGAATGCCATGTATTATTCCCTTTTAACTGTCGAGTAATAACACCTTGGTCACTTCGTTCAATACACAGCATATCGGCACGATGATGCATAGTACCTTGTGAGGACTCTAGAAGGGGTGTAAAAATCTGTATTCTTTGACGGGTCAATGACTCGCCAAAGGATATAAGTTTACTAATATGCTCTAATAATGAGGTTTGTAATGGACCTAATGGTGTTGTATTTAAAATATCTTGACCGATATCCACGATTAATCCTCTTTCCAAGATACATGACCAATTTCAACACTTGGTTTTGCATTCAATGTTAAATCTGCGAATTTACCGGCTTGGGCCATATAATAAGCGCGACAACCAATCATCGCTGCATTATCAGTGGACAAAATTTTATGAGGCTTGTAATAGGTAAATCCTTCTTTTTCGCACATCTTTTGTAATGCTGTTTGTAAACCTTTATTAGCAGAAACACCACCAGCTATGGTAATACGAGTTTCCCCCAATGTATGCGCTGCATCTCGTGTTTTCTCAACTAATACATCTACAATCGCCTTTTGGAAGGACGCTGCAACGTC is part of the Veillonella sp. genome and encodes:
- the sufC gene encoding Fe-S cluster assembly ATPase SufC; this encodes MAELLQIKDLKVSVEDKQILKGINLTINKGEIHVVMGTNGAGKSTLANAIMGNSTYTVDSGSIIFDGKDITEDAVNDRAKAGIFMSFQNPISIPGITVENFIRTAKSTITGENVRALSFKKELKEKMDELSFDLSYAQRYVNEGFSGGERKKNEILQMSILNPKLAILDETDSGLDVDAVRIVSEGVQRFHNEDNAVLIITHHNQILQKLKPDYVHVLINGKIVKTGDASLVREIEEKGYDAYKALA
- a CDS encoding DoxX family protein; its protein translation is MLSFIFKSKPNYVNFGLLVYRLALGISIFYHGYLKYLSGAEGLYKVGAMLAPLGVPGGYEILGTMAAYAEMIGGVLIAIGLFTRIGSLLLIGTLVIATILNLSGSFFSWDYPSQMGFGALMLFFAGAGRYSLDKALFK
- the groES gene encoding co-chaperone GroES; protein product: MLKPLADRVLIRLEAKEEKTKSGIFLPDTAKEKPQEGVVVAVGAGKVYDNGQRVAPEVKVGDTVMFAKYAGSELEIDGATHLIISERDILAVL
- a CDS encoding diaminopimelate decarboxylase; the protein is MNTKTVPFTAEQLENIIAQYPTPFHIYDEEGIIENMKSFIDAFSWNKGFKQYFAVKATPNPYIMRVLQKLGVGADCSSLAELMLCEKVGITGHDIMFTSNDTPYVEYKKALEMGAIINLDDITHIEYLEKNHGSLPDTFCVRYNPGSLKEGGNTIIGLPEEAKYGMTREQIFEAYKQLQAKGVKHFGIHTMVVSNELDIDGLVGTAELCFNLAVDIKNELGINVEFIDLGGGVGVAYKPEQTPVDFKALSKGVEEAYNRILVANGLGDVALAYECGRMVTGPFGYLVSTAIHKKDIYRHYIGLDSCMANLMRPALYGSYHHITVMGKENAPKDHVYDVTGSLCENNDKFAIQRELPKIDIGDRIIIHDAGAHGHSMGFNYNGKLRSAELLLHKDGSVTQIRRAETYDDLFGTLDFSNL
- a CDS encoding sensor histidine kinase, with the protein product MDIGQDILNTTPLGPLQTSLLEHISKLISFGESLTRQRIQIFTPLLESSQGTMHHRADMLCIERSDQGVITRQLKGNNTWHSMMENGQPLIGVEHDQRQHVFPVVDNGGRIIGGIAFTVSPSIKIEQYEQEYTLSDTMQRLMLTATDEQIQSYEPISYFDGLIIFDDSHRILYGNEAAVQLVDLLGFDRRLVGSSIYSSTLKVSAIQQVLDDRTIYTSEEIYQDMVIRQHMIPIAMGRNETRCFLVLHDCTRESKQQQELLVKNSIIKEVHHRVKNNLQTVAGLLRMEARRSSLPEVKQALQEGINRIESMALVHDIVSHYDEDYIGIRSIYDELCRLLRMSMVQQDQDVTFTYSGEDMLISSHMASYVSLIINELITNSLEHGLDGKNGEIRLAVTELDEYIVLAFSDTGKGLPPEFSINSNKRLGLTIINNLVTHELKGKLSVENTDVGVLVTIHMKKEK
- the groL gene encoding chaperonin GroEL (60 kDa chaperone family; promotes refolding of misfolded polypeptides especially under stressful conditions; forms two stacked rings of heptamers to form a barrel-shaped 14mer; ends can be capped by GroES; misfolded proteins enter the barrel where they are refolded when GroES binds), with translation MAKEILFNEEARRALGRGVDQLANAVKVTLGPKGRNVVLDKKFGSPTITNDGVTIARDIELPDPFENMGAQLVKEVATKTNDVAGDGTTTATVLAQAMIQEGMRNVAAGANPMILKKGIETAVKTLVEEIKKRSIKVSGKAEIAQVASVSAADEEIGGLIAEAMEKVGNDGVITVEESKGLQTALNVVEGMQFDRGYISPYMVTDPDRMEAVMDNPYILITDRKISAIADMLPTLEKVVKVGKELLIIAEDVEGEALATLVVNRLRGTFKAVAVKAPGFGDRRKAMLEDIAILTGGTVITEDMGRKLDSVELTDLGTARQVRITKDETTIIDGVGDKDVIAKRVSQIRAQVEETTSEFDREKLQERLAKLSGGVAVIEVGAATEVEMKDKKLRIEDALNATRAAVEEGIVAGGGTTFIDIIPALNTLEATGDVQTGINLVKRAVEEPLRQIAYNAGLEGSVVVEKVKNTEAGVGFNALTEEYIDMVKAGIVDPAKVTRSALQNAASIASLVLTTETIVADKVEENAAVPAMPPMGGMGGMM
- a CDS encoding ANTAR domain-containing response regulator is translated as MRVLIVDDESLIRMDLRDIIESCGHEVVAEGTNGVEAIKLCKEYKPDIVLMDVKMPELDGIEAARQIGFHHEAPVVLLTSYSQQDLINKARESGVYGYLIKPVREEQLVPTLEMALGRYHSDAQLREKMAELEQSLEDRKIIQKGTGILMDLYSISEEEAYNRIRALSMKKRDSIVNICKALINQVSK